One genomic window of Equus caballus isolate H_3958 breed thoroughbred chromosome 6, TB-T2T, whole genome shotgun sequence includes the following:
- the CCDC195 gene encoding putative coiled-coil domain-containing protein 195, with protein sequence MEANIQLMRVIQEMRAEINKLEKENQALRMKLASSSQRAPGSGGESGDEREEEVTDLDNLRKAPGQSPAVLLHGGISTDSAPAMQEHQGNVMIVRRYSVSSPIHSFAANDPWKAGKKHANNGILEAQGTVQSLACSSIKKQDNEEKMFAADSFTSNGSSQRPRPEHTLGCRDKVKTVSFLLPMDMSSSSKNSRSFKHSANQTTNQLSTIAEQDM encoded by the exons ATGGAAGCTAATATCCAGCTCATGAGAGTTATCCAGGAAATGCGGGCAGAGATCAACAAGCTGGAGAAAGAGAATCAAGCTCTCCGGATGAAGCTGGCTTCAAGCAGTCAGAGAGCCCCAGGCTCAGGGGGAGAATCAGGAGATGAAAGGGAGGAGGAAGTCACAGACCTTGACAACCTCAGAAAAGCACCTGGACAATCTCCAGCAGTCCTTCTTCATGGTGGTATTTCCACTGATTCAGCACCAGCTATGCAGGAGCACCAAG GCAATGTGATGATTGTTCGACGCTATTCCGTTTCTTCACCAATTCATTCCTTTGCTGCGAATGATCCCTGGAAAGCTGGGAAAAAACATGCAAATAATGGAATTCTAGAAGCTCAGGGAACAGTTCAATCCCTGGCCTGTTCTTCAATTAAGAAGCAAGACAATGAAGAGAAGATGTTTGCAGCAGATTCTTTTACCAGCAATGGTTCCAGCCAAAGACCTCGTCCTGAGCACACTCTAGGTTGCAG GGACAAGGTAAAGACAGTCAGTTTCCTGTTGCCCATGGACATGTCTTCATCTTCCAAAAATTCAAGATCTTTCAAACACTCAGCAAATCAGACCACAAATCAGCTAAGTACCATTGCAGAACAGGATATGTGA